One Osmerus mordax isolate fOsmMor3 chromosome 16, fOsmMor3.pri, whole genome shotgun sequence genomic window carries:
- the sf3a2 gene encoding splicing factor 3A subunit 2, whose product MDFQHRAGGKTGSGGVASSSESNRDRRERLRQLALETIDINKDPYFMKNHLGSYECKLCLTLHNNEGSYLAHTQGKKHQTNLARRAAKEAKEAPAQPAPEKVKVEVRKFVKIGRPGYKVTKQRDPETGQQSLLFQIDYPEIAEGIGPRHRFMSAYEQRIEPPDRRWQYLLLAAEPYETIAFKVPSREIDKAESRFWTHWNRETKQFFLQFHFKMEKSLPPSSGPVPPMGVKRPPPLMSGMGSRPPNEPMPPPPPGGMHMPPLPPGTPGGPQMHHQMPMPPMMRPPLPSDGHGMPHNN is encoded by the exons ATGGATTTCCAACATCGAGCAGGGGGCAAGACGGGGAGCGGTGGAGTCGCGTCTTCCTCGGAAAGCAACCGCGACCGGCGTGAGCGGCTACGGCAGCTTGCGCTCGAGACCATAGACATCAACAAGGACCCCTACTTCATGAAAAATCATCTTGGCTCGTACGAGTGCAAATTGTGTTTGACACTTCACAACAATGAG GGAAGTTATCTAGCCCATACACAGGGAAAGAAGCATCAGACCAACTT AGCGAGGAGAGCAGCCAAGGAAGCTAAAGAAGCGCCTGCGCAGCCGGCGCCCGAAAAGGTTAAGGTCGAGGTCCGGAAGTTTGTTAAGATCGGTCGCCCTGGATACAAAG tgACCAaacagagagacccagagactgGCCAGCAGTCTTTGCTGTTCCAG aTTGACTACCCTGAGATCGCGGAGGGCATCGGCCCCAGGCATCGCTTCATGTCTGCTTACGAGCAGCGCATTGAGCCCCCGGATCGTCGCTGGCAGTACCTGCTGCTGGCCGCTGAGCCCTACGAGACCATCGcatttaag GTGCCCAGCAGAGAGATCGACAAAGCAGAGTCTCGCTTCTGGACTCACTGGAACAGGGAAACCAAACAG ttcTTCCTCCAGTTCCACTTCAAGATGGAGaaatccctccccccatccagtGGCCCTGTGCCCCCCATGGGGGTGAAGCGCCCACCTCCCCTCATGAGCGGCATGGGCTCCCGCCCCCCCAATGAGcccatgcccccccctcccccaggagggATGCacatgccccccctgcccccgggCACCCCTGGGGGACCCCAGATGCACCACCAGATGCCCATGCCCCCCATGAtgaggccccccctcccctctgatgGACACGGGATGCCTCATAACAACTGA
- the LOC136959181 gene encoding junctional sarcoplasmic reticulum protein 1, whose amino-acid sequence MEESFETFEEELWPPRPEAPPKKPFRHIQREDMYAARKMKEESPPPTTQIPQTVPRQTSNPPTRSMSLRKSLSIQNLSQIDTPWENVTLNRCLFVAISILVLTSGLQRLHEVVRGRRGAEEEEVEDAGLAVRRSALRNRAPPEPEPPLWEVLLSWLPDLSDDDNSGGAKSARSKRGGAENPRRRRQRNRPAPEKSLTREGGGRLAERRAKRERDEDTTAKKKGKRAKLREEEEEEEEVVIPKKKKSKTGKS is encoded by the exons atggaggagagcttTGAGACGTTTGAGGAAGAACTATGGCCCCCAAGACCAGAAGCTCCGCCTAAAAAGCCTTTCAGACACATCCAGagagaag ATATGTATGCTGCCAGGAAAATGAAAGAG GAGAGCCCTCCACCAACCACACAGATCCCCCAGACTGTACCCAGACAGACCAGTAACCCCCCCACCAGAAGTA tGTCCCTGCGGAAGTCTCTGTCCATTCAGAACCTGAGCCAGATCGACACCCCCTGGGAAAACGTCACCCTCAACCGCTGCCTGTTTGTGGCCATCTCCATCCTGGTGCTCACCTCTGGCCTCCAGAGGctgcacg AGGTGGTGCGTGGTCGACgcggagcggaggaggaggaggtggaggatgcgGGGCTGGCGGTCAGGCGCTCTGCCCTGAGGAACAGAGCACCTCCTGAG CCAGAGCCGCCCCTCTGGGAGGTGCTGTTGTCATGGCTGCCAGACCTCAGCGATGACGACAACAGCGGGGGCGCCAAGAGCGCTCGCTCCAAGAGAGGGGGGGCTGAGAACCCCCGCCGACGGCGACAGAGGAACAGACCGGCCCCCGAGAAGAGTCTcaccagagagggggggggccggctggcagagagaagagccaagagagagagggatgaggacacTACAGCCAAGAAGAAAGGAAAACGAGCCAAActaagagaagaagaggaggaggaagaagaggttgTGATACCCAAGAAGAAGAAATCCAAAACCGGTAAATCGTGA